In the genome of Propionispora hippei DSM 15287, the window TGGGCTCAGATATGAAGGCCACTGGTTGAATATTGATGAAACCAAGCTGTACAAAGGAGGCTGGCGCCCGGATGTGGTGCGGCGGTATAAGATTCTGGTCCGTCAGACAGGCGATACTCTTACGGCCTGTACTGATCCGGACGGATATTATCATTTGAATAACATTCATAGTTTTGTGGCTAACAGCGGGGTCTGTGCCGACTATTTATTAATTTTGATGAACTCACGGTTGCTTTCTTTCTATTATCACGCCGTCAGTGTGGAATATGGCCGGGCCATGGCGCAAACGGATATTGAGTCATTGGAGTATCTGCCTGTCATTGTCAATGAGGAGATTAACAGGCAGGCCCCGGAATTGGTAAAAACGATGCTTGATTGCGTGAAGCGTCGGGACCGGGGCGAGCCGGCATCCGCTTTACAGGCACAGGCGTTGGATGATTATTTTAATCAACTGGTATATAAAATTTATGAACTCACCGATGAGGAAATGGCCTTAGTGGAAGCTTACGAAGCCGCACTGCGCACGAAACGGGGCCGTTAAAAAAAACAGGGAGTACGATGACTCCCTGTTTTCCTGACCGGTCTTATTTGGAAGAGTCTTCATTGATATCATACTGCGAGGTAAGCACCTGGCTGGTGGCAGACTGCGCCGAGGACGACTGCTTGTTGGACTTGTTGCTGCCGCCGGCCTGGGCATTGGAACCCTTGTTGGATTTGGTATAGTCGTTGTTTGCATCCTGTTTTGCGGTTAATGTGCCAAATTCGTTTTGGCTCTGTTGGTTTAAGTCTGTTTTGTTGTTCATCGTATCCCTCCTCGTATTTATATTGGGAAACGGTATTATTATCGCTGTTTTTTGTTTCTCTCATTCCCGGTAGTTTTTGCATTCCAACGCAGTTAACTTATCAAGTGCGGTCAGACGGAAAAAATTGCTATACGCTGCGATCCATGATACCATAAATGAGTCAGAATGATATGGGGGCCATTATGAAAAAACTAATTGTCAATGCTGATGATTTTGGTCTGCATGAAGAAATCAATAAAGCGATCATTCAGGGTTATCAAACAGGCTGCATTACCAGTACGTCGATCATGCCGGGCGGCGGCGCTTTTGCCGAAGCCGTGTCCCTGAGCTTGCAAAATCCCCGGCTGGGGGTGGGTATCCACTTGACGCTGGTCGGCGCAGATCCGGTCAGTGAGGCCGTGGCCGTTCCATCCCTGGTGGACGATCAAGGGCAATTCTTTAGTAACTATCAGATTTTTCTGAAGCGGTTTATTTCAGGGAAAATCGCACTGACTGATATTCGCCGTGAATTGACCGGACAAATTGAGAAGGTTCTGTCCAGCGGCATTACGGTTACTCATCTGGACAGCCACCAGCACTTACACATCGTACCGGGCATTATTGATATTGTGCTGCACCTGGCCCGGCATTATAAGATTCCGGCGCTTAGGATACCCGATGAACCCTATGGGTTTACGGCGGGCTATCCAGTTCGCCCGGGCCGTCTTTTGGGACGTACGGGATTAAGTTTCTTGGCCCGTCTTGCCCGGCGGCGGGCTAGAGCCGAAGGAATGCTTGTTCCCGATCATTTTTTTGGCATGTTAGCCGGCGGCGATATGGGGGAGAGCCATTTGCTGCAGGTCCTTGAACATCTGCCGGAGGGAGTGTCGGAAATCATGCTCCATCCCGGTTATAACAATAGCCGCCTAAATAAAACGTTTTTCTGGAACTATCATTGGGAAGAAGAATATGCGGCGGCAATTAGTGAAAAGATTCGGCAAACATTAGTCAATCAGCAGATTTGTTTGCTTTCTTTTGGAGATTTAAAAGATGGTTAAATTTTACAAGCGGTTACTGCTGGTTTTATCTTTAACCGGGCTGATTTCTGGTACGGTCATTTACTATACTGTGGATATTCATACCTTTTACCACCTGAACGCATTTAAAAGCTGGTCGCTGTTGGCCGTGCTTGTCTTTTTGGGCCTTGGCCTATACTTTGACGGAACCAGACTGGTGCATCTGGTTCGCATTTCGGGCGAAGATATATCGTTAATGGGAGCTGTCCAGGTTGTATTCAGCAACTATTTTTTGGCGGCACTGACACCGGGGGCTGCCGGCGGCGCGGTGGCGCAGGTTTTATTCCTGCGGCGGGCGGGAGTGCCGACAGGCAAAGCTACGGTTATTGTTGTCGTAAGGACGATCCTGTCCATTTTGTTTTTACTTTTGTGTTTGCCGATGGTTTTATATTTTGATCCAGGTCTTATGCCCTGGCTATCGGAGAATTTGCTGCGGGCCATATCGGCGACGATTATTCTGGGCATTTTTTCTATCATTTGGCTGTTACGTAAAAATACGCTGGCCTATTTTTTAGTACTTTTTACCAAACGATTGCATTATACCAGACGCCGCCGTATTTTTTCGGTATACCGCGACGTGCGGGGGGCTATATTAATGCTGTCTTCCGCTCCAGTTAGTATGGTGCGGGTATTTTTGGAGTCGGCGGCCAGCCTGCTTTCCTTATACAGCGTTGTCCCCGTACTCTTTATGGGGATGGGGGTAGACCCTGATCTGGTCCGTGTGATGGGGAGAATGGTGCTGCTTAATCTTTTGTTGTATTTTGCACCGACACCGGGCGGTTCAGGAATTGCCGAAGGAGGTTTTATCGTGTTGTTCAGCGAGTTTCTTCCTTCCGGCACTGTCGGCATCACGGCAGTGGTATGGCGTATGATTGTCGAATATATTCCGTTTGTTATTGGCCTGTATTTTACCGTAAAGGTGTTTGGCCGCAACTTCTTGGCGAGTCAGATAAAATAGGCTTTTCTGATCTAGGTAAAGGGGTGAAATTATGAAGGTACTGGTAACAGGGGGTGCCGGATTTATCGGTTCCCATGTTGTAAATAAATTAATCGGGCAAGGCTGTCGAGTAACCGTGGTGGATAATTTATCGACCGGTTCGGTAAAGAATTTAAACCAGGCGGCAGCTTTTGTACAGTTGGACATCCGCAGTCCGGAAATTTTGCAACTGTTTGAAAGTGAGCAGTTTGATGCTGTCATTCATTTGGCAGCGCAAACTATGGTTCCCAAATCTCTGGAAAACCCTGTCTATGACAGTGATGTAAATATAGCCGGTACGCTGCAATTATTGGAGGCCGCCCGCAAGACCGGTGTCAAGCGCGTAGTTTTCTCTTCGACGGCTGCCGTTTATGGCAATACCACTGCTGTACCGGTGCGGGAGGAAACCGCCTTGCAGCCGGCTTCTTTCTACGGCTTAAGCAAATGGGCGGTGGAGCGGTATTTGTCGCTTTATCAGGAGCTATACGGCTTAGAGTATGTAGTACTACGCTATGCCAATGTGTATGGCGAACGGCAGGGAGATTTTGGAGAAGGCGGGGTAATCAGCATTTTTGTCCGCAACATATGTGGTGGCCGGCCTGTTACCATATTTGGCGACGGCGGCCAGACACGCGATTTCGTTTATGCCGGGGATGTGGCCGCAGCCAACTGGCTGGCGCTGGGGACAACTGCTAAAAACTCAATATACAATATTGGTACCCAGACTGAAAGCAGTGTGAACTTGCTGGTCGAAGAACTGGAACTGATATCCGGTAAAACTGTTGAGAAACGGTATAAAAGTGCGAGGGAAGGCGATATTTACCGTTCTTCACTCTGTAATGAAAGAGCGGTCGAAAATTTGAATTGGAGTGCCCAAACCTTGCTCAAGGATGGATTGGCCAGAACATATGCTTCCCTGACTGGAGTTGAACACGGTTGCGTAACCTAAGCGGTCTGCTGCTGCTCATTATTATTAGTTCTACTATTTTGTTTTTTAATTTAGGCGTTACTCCCTTATTGGATCCCGATGAACCGGTCTATGCGGAAACCCCGCGGGAGATGCTTGTCTACGGGGACTTTGTTTCTCCACGGATTTATGGGGAATATTGGTATGATAAGCCGCCGATGTACTACTGGCTGGTGGCGGCTTCCTTTAAAGTGTTTGGCATTAACGAATTTGCCGCCCGGCTTCCTTCGGCGCTATTGGCGCTGGGCTGTATTCTGTCCGTGTATGCGGCCGGCCGCCGTTTGTTGGGCGAGCGGGCGGGATTGACCGGCGCATTTATTCTTGCCACAGGCATTGAATTTTGGTATTTGGGCAAGGCGGCGGTAACCGATGTTACCCTGACGCTGTGCCTGACCCTGTCCCTGCTTGGTTTTATTGAGAAACGGTATTATTTTCTTTATGTGTTTGCCGCGCTGGCAACGCTGACGAAGGGGCCGGTCGGTTTTCTGTTTCCCGGCGCTATTATTTGTTTATACCTCTTGTTTACCCGTAAGTTTTCGGTACTGAAAGAAATGCGGCTTTTGTCGGGGACCGCTTTGTTTTTGGTGATTGCTTTGCCCTGGTACTGGAGCATGTATCAAATCCATGGTCAGATCTTTATTGACACCTTCCTGGGGTTTCACAACCTGACCCGATTTACATCGCCGGAGCATCCGGAGGGTGCACTGTGGTATTACTATATTCCGGTATTTGCGGCCGGTTTTTTTCCTTGGACCGCCGTGTTCGCCCAGGCTGTTTACCGGGCGCTATGGCACAATGAACGGGAGACACGACGAATTTTATTATTTTTGGTTATTTGGACCTTGTTCATATTTGTCTTTTTCAGCATCTCCCAGACTAAGCTGGTATCGTACATTCTGCCGATGTTTCCGCCTGCGGCCTTGCTGGCCGGCTGGTATATTGACGATTTGGCAGGCCGGCTGTGGCGCCAGGAACGGAGCTGGGGCTGGATCGGTTTGCTGATGGTGCTCTGTGCGCTGTTGATTGTGGCGGTCGTAACCGGCGGGCGCCTGCTGCCGGTAATGGAAACCGGTGCGGTGTTGGTGGCGGCCTTGCTAGCGACGGTGTGTGGCATAGCTGTTTATTTTCTTTGGTGCCGCCGCATTTACGCTTCTTTTACCGTTCAGGTTGGCGGCATGCTGCTGCTTGTGGCTGCATTAATGACCAGTTTGCTGCCGGCTGCCGCTCCGTACTTTTCCTCGAAGGATTTGGCTGCTCAATTTTCTCAGGCTTATGATGGACGTTCGTCTATTTACATTATGAAAATTTTGCATCCCGGCTTTACCTTTTATTCCGGCTTGTATGGTCAGGAAATAGATAAAGAGGAAGTGGGAGCGAGGATTCGCCAGGAGGCGCGGTCCTACTTTGTCATCCGGGATCTGGATTATCAGCGCCTGACCCCTGAAGAGCTGCAGCGCGTTCAAGTCCTTGTCCGGGACGCCGATAAGCTGGTGCTGTTAAAACCATAAAAAAAGCAAGCCCCGGAGTGCCATAACTCCGGGGTTATTCATTGGGGTAATTATCTTTTATCCGGTTCTGCCAGGGCAGGGTTTTTCCAGTATTGATAGATGCTTTCCAAAGTTTTAGAGTAATTTTTTCCTGCAGGACCAATGATAAACTGACAATCGGGACTTTGACAGGCATGGGCGCCGCTGCAATATTTGGTCAGTAATTCGCTGACCTGGGCATTGCCCTGCTCGGTGAGCGTATAGGCCGAAACCTGTTGAGCAACTTCCTTGTTTATAAAAGAACATAAGATAATCCGATTGACTGTAATGGTTTCTCTCAAGGCAAACCCTCCGTTATCATGAACTATGTATTCTTACAATATAGCGAATAATTATCCTGAAAACCAGGACATTTTTGTTAAAAAATTGTTAATTTGTATTATGTATCGCAATAACCCGGAAGGTTTGTCGATCCAATATGACAAACGGCCTATGGTACGCAGGATAAACGGCAATTCTGTAGTGGATGACTAAAACCGCTTAAGCAGGATGTTTTAGCGGTTCTAGTCTAGCCGAATTTGTCCCGCAGGTGGTTTGGTGAATTTGTTTTGTCTGATTGCTTTGAAAACGGCCTGCGGAAAGCTTTTTTAAGAAGCGCCACCGAGCAGGTCGGCATAAGTCCAGCCGGCTTGTTGGAGGATAATATCTGCAATCATCGCCGAACCATCGACAATAGTTGTATTGGGAAGGGCTGGATTCTGGGAATTAAGGTCAAGACCGGCGTCTATCTCATTAATGGTTTTACAGGCTTGGGCTGGAGCGGGACAGTAATAGCCAAACCGGTGACGGCGGACATAATCAATGTTGCCTGTCTCCTGGATGCCGATCGCTCCGGTGATGATCAGCGGACGACTCATGGCAATACCCTCCAGAATGGTTCCCGGACCGGCCTTGGTGATAATGAGGTCACTGGCAGCCATCATGAGTTCCATATTCTGGACGAAGCCGTATAGGTGGAGCAGAGGAGTGGCTTGACGCTGGAGCAGTGTCTGGTATAATTTTTTGTTATTACCGGTAATCACCAGAAGTTGTTTGCCGGCGCACCGGGTTTGCAGCATTTGAACCCATTCTTCCATGCTGCCGGCACCGACACCGCCTCCTGTCAGCATAATGGTGAAATAATCGGGGTGTAGTCCTAACTTTTGGCGGGCCTGCACCTTGGAAAGTTTATTTTGCAAAAATTTAGGGTGGACGGGAAAACCGGCCTGAAAGATGCGTTGCGGCGGTATTTTATATTTTGTCAGCAAGCGGGCGGCTTCCGGCGTGGGAACCAAATAAAGATCAGCACCGGGTGAAGCCCACGCGGCGTGAATCGTTATCAGGTCGGTAACCACTGCTATAATAGGCCAATTAGCTTGCAGTCTTTGGCGGGCGGCAGCTAAAAGGCCGATGACCAGCGGATGGACCGCAATGACTGCGTCGGGTTGCGCGATACTCAGTTCGTTCTCAATATGCCGGTGGGATTGATGATAGACAATATTGGTCAGGGTGGTAATCCGGGAAGGGGTATTAGTTTTTTTAAAAAGTAAGTTATTAAGCCATACGTGTTCTTTGGAGCAATAGTCGTAAATTTCCGGTGCCTTGCTCAAACCAGGCAGCTTTGTTGCCCGCAGAAAGTCGATAGTGCGACAATCTATGCCTGAACCTGCCCTGGCTCTAATCGCGGCACTGATAGCCATAGCCGCGCTGCGATGGCCGCCACCGGTATCGGAAATGGCAAATAAAAGCTTTTTAGGCGTGACTGTCATACTGGACACCTCCACATTTGAACTTTTTAATTTATTCTAAAGGGAATGTACCTTACCCCGATGATCTTAATTGGTGCAATAAAGCTATGGCGTTTTCCAGGCGAATGGTTTGTTGCCGTTCTTCCAGAAAGATCCACCAGGCATTATGGGTGTCGCAAATCTCGAAATCGTAATTGAATTCGGTGGATACGGTAGGCAGCCGTTCAATAGGAAAAAATAAATCCCTCATTTGCCCGTCAATCTTTCCGTGAAAATAGAGACCTTCCTGGTAAAGGTTTACCTGACCGCTGTTGCTGCAACGGCGATAGGGACCGTATAGCGGATCGGCAACCCGGATTTCCTTTACCGGCAACTGCAGGCGGAAGTTTTTATTTTCTATGAGCGAGAGCATTTGCTGCTGCTGCCAGGCTGACCATTGGACAGGTGTAGCAAAGGTAATACATTGAGCATAGGCAGGCTGTAGGAAGCCATGCCTGTCAAGCAGTGCCGTATTGCCGCAGGCTTCGCAGTATAGCTTGTTTTGCCGGCTGTTCATGCTTCGTTCACGCAGGCAACGGGGACATTGATGCAGAATTAAGTCCAGCCGTTCAGCGGCGCGGCGATGGCTATAGTCATGGCCAGCTTGACGGTTCCAGTCGTAATCATTATAGGATAGCGCCTCACGAACTTTTGCATGAAGCTGCTCAAGCGGGAGAGTGGCGGCTTCCTGGCCGGTCAAAAGTTGGTTGATTGTCACTTCTATTTGACCCGGGCGCCAGAAAGAAGACCAGCGGGGCCAGACAAAATATCCTCCCTGCGTCTTGACGGTAAGGACGGGAACCTTGGCTTTTTGGATAAACCGGGCAATGCTGTAGGGGATATCGCCGCAACTGCCGTCAATGGAACGGCGCCCCTCGGGAAATATGCCGACTATTTTATCCTGATTTAATAAAGCCAGGGCCCTGTGAGCTGCGCGAAGGTCAGGCAGAAATTGGACTTTGGGGATGGCGCCAGCCAGCCGTAGCAGTTTTCCCAAAAGAGGATGGCGAAAGTAAAAGTTTGTGGTTAGAAAATAGCAGGGCTGAGGGGGCAGGATAAACTGCACCAAAGCCGGATCGATATTGGAAGTATGATTGCCTAGCACGAGAAACGGCGGTTGTAACGCTTCGCCGGTGCTGCTATTTATTTGTAACCGGCCGCCTCTGAACAGCCAGCGTACCAGTATGTACGATAAGGTGATTTGCAACAGTGCGCCTATTTTAATCCGCAGCCAGCAACGATAAAAGGAAATCCGCTGTTTTATTTTCAATTCCGGTCCAGCCCTTTCTTTTTTCCTGTACTTGTCTGTCAAGCCCAGGCAGGGATTTTCTGTGCGTCAATTACGGTGAAAAAATCAAAAACCGGTGGATCAAAGTCCATATCGACAGAAGGCTCGCTGCTGAAGCTAGCACCGTATTTATAATAGGCAAACATAAGAGTCGACATCTTTTTAATAACTTTTCGCTGGTTGGCCCCGGCCGGCGCCAATGTATCCTGGGTAACCGGCAGTAAATGCCGTCGTTTGGGTTTGATTCCCCAGTCTGTATTGATGGCAGCGGTGGCGGCCAGATAATGGGAGATCAGGCCGATATCGTTTTTGGCATTGCCCGGCAGCGTGGTAAGTCCGATCAAATAGTCATGGGGATATAGTCGTAAATAGGCGGCAACGCCGGAAAACAGCAGCTTAAACACGACGGTATTTCTGTACTGGGCGTCAATGCAGGCGCGGCCGAGCTCAAGAATGCGACTTCGCTGCTTGCGCAGCACTCCAATATCAAACCATTGTTCCGAATAAAATGTTTCTCGTGAAGCCAGCCTGCTGCCAGGCAAAAAACGGAATGTACCGCCACAGCAATCGTTTTCTTCGTCCCGGATGATCAAATGATCGCATAGCTGATCAAAATAATCGTATTCGCGGTTGGTATTTGCATATTCATATTTTTTTCCTGAAAAATTGAGCTCCTGACAGTAGACACGGTAGCGAAGGAGATAAATCTGATCTTTCTCTGCCGGTGTTTCCGCCAGCTTTAATAGGTACTTTCCTTCTCGTAATTCCATGGGTAACCCTCCTCGGTGTGCTTGCAATTTAATCGGTGTACCGTTGGTTTATGAACCGAGTCTCGGCGTGTTGGACGGTGGTGTACCGGACGCTTTATCCGCCACCTTAATCATTACATATTTCTGCAAAGCTTCCGTTAATATTGCGTTATCTTTTAGTAAAGTATTAAGAAACTGCTTAGTGCCTTATTACACTTGACGTGGCAAGTTTTCTGTTGAATATGGGAAAATGGAAATGGGCGGTTATATTTGGCTCCTTTGGCCGTTATAACTATTGATTTATGGCTTGGTGGTGAATATTTACTATTTTATTATGAATATTTAAAAGTTCGGAACTTGTTTTGCTTTTGGAGAAAAATCAAGTATTTATGGGGAAAATCTGCATTTTAGGTATGGAATAGTAGCTAGGTTGTGATGTATAATGATAAACGGTAGACATTTGTTCTTCTAGCTTAGGCATGTGAGGGGGTAGGAATATGGCGCTGACTGTCAACCGTAAGTTTTGTAAGGGGTGCGGTATTTGCATAGCTTTTTGTCCAAAACAGGTTCTGGACCTGGACGAAGTTGGCAAAGTGTATGTAAAAGATGAGGATAAGTGTATTTGCTGTAGTCTGTGTGAATTACGCTGTCCTGATTTAGCGATAAAAGTAACGAAAGAGGACAAGGGGGAGAAGGTATGAGCAAAGCTTGCTTAATGCAGGGTAATCAGGCTTGTGCAGAAGGGGTTTTAGCCGCAGGCGTTACGTTTTTTGCCGGCTATCCGATTACGCCAAGCACGGAAATAGCAGAATTCCTAGCTGAAAAACTCCCTCGTATGGGTGGAAAATTTATTCAGATGGAAGATGAAATTGCCAGTATGGGAGCGATTATTGGCGCTTCCCTGGCTGGTGCCAAAGCCATAACGGCTACCAGCGGACCAGGGTTTTCCCTCAAACAGGAATTGATTGGCTATGCGGCGATGGCCGAATTGCCGCTGGTCGTAGTCAATGTGCAGCGTTCCGGTCCAAGCACCGGCCTGCCGACATCTCCGTCGCAGGGCGATGTCATGCAGGCTCGCTGGGGTACTCACGGTGACAGGGGTGTGATTGCCTTGTCGCCGGGGTCGGTGCGAGAAGCTTTTGATGTCGCGGTAAAAGCCGTTAATTTTGCGGAAAAGTTCCGTACGCCGGTGATTTTGTTGTTGGATGAGGTAATTGGTCATATGCGGGAGCGGGTCGAATTGCCAGAGTTGTCCGAGGTGGAAGTAGTCAACCGGAAAAAGCCGACCGTTTCTCCCGACGAGTATCGGGCGTACAAGCCGGACGAAGACGGAATTCCGCCAATGGCGCCGTTTGGAGAAGGGTATTTTTACCATGTGACGGGCCTGGTGCATAATTATGAAGGGCAGCCTTCCCAGTCCGCCGCCGTGACTGATGAACTGGTCCGCCGGCTGCATACGAAAATCGAACGGGCTCAGGCGGAGCTTACCTTGTACACCGAGCATTTTCTGGAAGATGCCGAAGTCATTGTCGTCGCTTATGGCGGCTCGTCCCGGGCCGCTATTGCCGCAGTGAAGGCTGCCCGCAAACAAGGTGTGAAAGCCGGTCTGCTTAAGCTGATTACTCTATGGCCGTTTCCGGCAGCCTTGCTGCAACAGAAGGCGCAGAAGGCCAAGAAAATCATCGTGCCTGAAATGAATTACGGACAGTTGGCCTGTGAGATTGAACGGTATGTAAAGCAGGAAAAAGTGGTATCGGTTACTAAAGTAGACGGGACTTTCTTCAGTCCCGATGATATTTTACGGCCGATCCTGGCGGCAGGGGGGCTGGAATAATGGCTGATATAGAAAAATACTTGCGTAAATCCGCTTTGCCGCACATCTGGTGTCCTGGCTGCGGCAACGGTATTTTGCTGACGGCTATTTTACGGGCCATTGACAAGCTGCAGTTGGATCAGCAGAAGACCA includes:
- a CDS encoding 2-oxoacid:acceptor oxidoreductase subunit alpha, which encodes MSKACLMQGNQACAEGVLAAGVTFFAGYPITPSTEIAEFLAEKLPRMGGKFIQMEDEIASMGAIIGASLAGAKAITATSGPGFSLKQELIGYAAMAELPLVVVNVQRSGPSTGLPTSPSQGDVMQARWGTHGDRGVIALSPGSVREAFDVAVKAVNFAEKFRTPVILLLDEVIGHMRERVELPELSEVEVVNRKKPTVSPDEYRAYKPDEDGIPPMAPFGEGYFYHVTGLVHNYEGQPSQSAAVTDELVRRLHTKIERAQAELTLYTEHFLEDAEVIVVAYGGSSRAAIAAVKAARKQGVKAGLLKLITLWPFPAALLQQKAQKAKKIIVPEMNYGQLACEIERYVKQEKVVSVTKVDGTFFSPDDILRPILAAGGLE
- a CDS encoding ArnT family glycosyltransferase — encoded protein: MRNLSGLLLLIIISSTILFFNLGVTPLLDPDEPVYAETPREMLVYGDFVSPRIYGEYWYDKPPMYYWLVAASFKVFGINEFAARLPSALLALGCILSVYAAGRRLLGERAGLTGAFILATGIEFWYLGKAAVTDVTLTLCLTLSLLGFIEKRYYFLYVFAALATLTKGPVGFLFPGAIICLYLLFTRKFSVLKEMRLLSGTALFLVIALPWYWSMYQIHGQIFIDTFLGFHNLTRFTSPEHPEGALWYYYIPVFAAGFFPWTAVFAQAVYRALWHNERETRRILLFLVIWTLFIFVFFSISQTKLVSYILPMFPPAALLAGWYIDDLAGRLWRQERSWGWIGLLMVLCALLIVAVVTGGRLLPVMETGAVLVAALLATVCGIAVYFLWCRRIYASFTVQVGGMLLLVAALMTSLLPAAAPYFSSKDLAAQFSQAYDGRSSIYIMKILHPGFTFYSGLYGQEIDKEEVGARIRQEARSYFVIRDLDYQRLTPEELQRVQVLVRDADKLVLLKP
- a CDS encoding ChbG/HpnK family deacetylase is translated as MKKLIVNADDFGLHEEINKAIIQGYQTGCITSTSIMPGGGAFAEAVSLSLQNPRLGVGIHLTLVGADPVSEAVAVPSLVDDQGQFFSNYQIFLKRFISGKIALTDIRRELTGQIEKVLSSGITVTHLDSHQHLHIVPGIIDIVLHLARHYKIPALRIPDEPYGFTAGYPVRPGRLLGRTGLSFLARLARRRARAEGMLVPDHFFGMLAGGDMGESHLLQVLEHLPEGVSEIMLHPGYNNSRLNKTFFWNYHWEEEYAAAISEKIRQTLVNQQICLLSFGDLKDG
- a CDS encoding lysylphosphatidylglycerol synthase transmembrane domain-containing protein, which codes for MVKFYKRLLLVLSLTGLISGTVIYYTVDIHTFYHLNAFKSWSLLAVLVFLGLGLYFDGTRLVHLVRISGEDISLMGAVQVVFSNYFLAALTPGAAGGAVAQVLFLRRAGVPTGKATVIVVVRTILSILFLLLCLPMVLYFDPGLMPWLSENLLRAISATIILGIFSIIWLLRKNTLAYFLVLFTKRLHYTRRRRIFSVYRDVRGAILMLSSAPVSMVRVFLESAASLLSLYSVVPVLFMGMGVDPDLVRVMGRMVLLNLLLYFAPTPGGSGIAEGGFIVLFSEFLPSGTVGITAVVWRMIVEYIPFVIGLYFTVKVFGRNFLASQIK
- a CDS encoding GNAT family N-acetyltransferase, which gives rise to MELREGKYLLKLAETPAEKDQIYLLRYRVYCQELNFSGKKYEYANTNREYDYFDQLCDHLIIRDEENDCCGGTFRFLPGSRLASRETFYSEQWFDIGVLRKQRSRILELGRACIDAQYRNTVVFKLLFSGVAAYLRLYPHDYLIGLTTLPGNAKNDIGLISHYLAATAAINTDWGIKPKRRHLLPVTQDTLAPAGANQRKVIKKMSTLMFAYYKYGASFSSEPSVDMDFDPPVFDFFTVIDAQKIPAWA
- a CDS encoding lysophospholipid acyltransferase family protein; the encoded protein is MKIKQRISFYRCWLRIKIGALLQITLSYILVRWLFRGGRLQINSSTGEALQPPFLVLGNHTSNIDPALVQFILPPQPCYFLTTNFYFRHPLLGKLLRLAGAIPKVQFLPDLRAAHRALALLNQDKIVGIFPEGRRSIDGSCGDIPYSIARFIQKAKVPVLTVKTQGGYFVWPRWSSFWRPGQIEVTINQLLTGQEAATLPLEQLHAKVREALSYNDYDWNRQAGHDYSHRRAAERLDLILHQCPRCLRERSMNSRQNKLYCEACGNTALLDRHGFLQPAYAQCITFATPVQWSAWQQQQMLSLIENKNFRLQLPVKEIRVADPLYGPYRRCSNSGQVNLYQEGLYFHGKIDGQMRDLFFPIERLPTVSTEFNYDFEICDTHNAWWIFLEERQQTIRLENAIALLHQLRSSG
- a CDS encoding MGDG synthase family glycosyltransferase, encoding MTVTPKKLLFAISDTGGGHRSAAMAISAAIRARAGSGIDCRTIDFLRATKLPGLSKAPEIYDYCSKEHVWLNNLLFKKTNTPSRITTLTNIVYHQSHRHIENELSIAQPDAVIAVHPLVIGLLAAARQRLQANWPIIAVVTDLITIHAAWASPGADLYLVPTPEAARLLTKYKIPPQRIFQAGFPVHPKFLQNKLSKVQARQKLGLHPDYFTIMLTGGGVGAGSMEEWVQMLQTRCAGKQLLVITGNNKKLYQTLLQRQATPLLHLYGFVQNMELMMAASDLIITKAGPGTILEGIAMSRPLIITGAIGIQETGNIDYVRRHRFGYYCPAPAQACKTINEIDAGLDLNSQNPALPNTTIVDGSAMIADIILQQAGWTYADLLGGAS
- a CDS encoding 4Fe-4S dicluster domain-containing protein, with product MALTVNRKFCKGCGICIAFCPKQVLDLDEVGKVYVKDEDKCICCSLCELRCPDLAIKVTKEDKGEKV
- a CDS encoding NAD-dependent epimerase/dehydratase family protein; amino-acid sequence: MKVLVTGGAGFIGSHVVNKLIGQGCRVTVVDNLSTGSVKNLNQAAAFVQLDIRSPEILQLFESEQFDAVIHLAAQTMVPKSLENPVYDSDVNIAGTLQLLEAARKTGVKRVVFSSTAAVYGNTTAVPVREETALQPASFYGLSKWAVERYLSLYQELYGLEYVVLRYANVYGERQGDFGEGGVISIFVRNICGGRPVTIFGDGGQTRDFVYAGDVAAANWLALGTTAKNSIYNIGTQTESSVNLLVEELELISGKTVEKRYKSAREGDIYRSSLCNERAVENLNWSAQTLLKDGLARTYASLTGVEHGCVT